Proteins co-encoded in one Acidobacteriota bacterium genomic window:
- a CDS encoding MFS transporter, translating into MTYSKPVSSPSLPSVDNRRNRFLLLVAGLGGLLYGVDIGIIGGALPYLEATSGLNAGQLSIIVAAVLLGSVISTLFAGLLADLIGRRPLMILSGLTFVVSIPMIALSHGYGPLFFGRLLQGISGGLIGVVVPLYLAECLPASNRGKGTGVFQWLLTLGICSAAIIGIYYSYRVEAMATGSDAAALFAFKDQAWRHIFWVSVPPGVLFVIGSIFVTESPRWLYLRGKKEKALAALERLRTPEKAAIEFKEMEQIALAEPAASSTSSAVKDSLLRRKYVIPFLLACAILFCNTATGVNSIIGYNTSILLQSGLSDIQAHWGYVLFTVLNFVMTIIGMTLIDRKGRKFLLAIGTSGIMVALIGIALLFHSTEKLSRDCRAAVQSLVAPDQTVSFPFSATKAQELLTASGYSESGIETERSSLAIIYSYGDFTAATSYVRSDDPSSAAIKITRDSAVPSNKIEAFFKNPFGNLDAARTAPLKIERAAVGQIPRSSHGWLVAIGTYVFMSFFAIGPGVCVWVALSELMPTRIRSNGMSIALVINQLVSTILAGIFLPFVSKYGYSTMFFLFAGFTVIYLCIAVFFLPETKGKTLEEIEYYFETGKESVAG; encoded by the coding sequence ATGACCTATTCGAAGCCTGTTTCTTCGCCATCTCTTCCATCCGTCGACAACCGGCGCAATCGCTTTCTTCTCCTGGTCGCTGGCCTTGGCGGTCTCTTGTATGGCGTCGACATCGGCATTATTGGAGGAGCGCTTCCCTACCTTGAGGCCACATCCGGACTGAATGCCGGACAGCTTTCCATCATCGTTGCAGCCGTTCTTCTGGGCAGCGTCATCTCGACACTCTTCGCTGGGTTGCTGGCGGACCTCATCGGACGCCGGCCGCTGATGATTCTCAGCGGGCTCACCTTTGTCGTAAGCATTCCCATGATCGCCCTCTCCCACGGATACGGCCCTCTGTTCTTTGGCCGGTTGCTCCAGGGCATCAGCGGCGGCCTGATTGGCGTCGTTGTGCCGCTTTACCTGGCAGAGTGCCTTCCCGCTTCAAACCGCGGCAAAGGCACTGGCGTCTTTCAATGGCTGCTCACCCTTGGTATCTGCTCAGCAGCCATCATCGGTATCTACTACAGCTATCGCGTCGAAGCCATGGCAACGGGCTCCGATGCCGCGGCTCTGTTTGCCTTCAAGGACCAGGCATGGCGGCACATCTTCTGGGTCTCGGTTCCCCCGGGCGTTCTCTTTGTGATTGGATCGATATTCGTCACCGAGTCGCCTCGCTGGCTTTACCTCCGCGGCAAGAAGGAAAAGGCGCTCGCCGCTCTGGAACGTCTTCGCACACCGGAGAAGGCCGCGATCGAGTTCAAGGAGATGGAGCAGATTGCGCTCGCCGAACCCGCTGCGTCCTCAACCTCGAGCGCGGTCAAGGATTCCCTGCTTCGCCGCAAATATGTCATCCCCTTCCTTCTTGCGTGCGCCATCCTCTTCTGCAATACGGCAACAGGCGTCAACTCCATCATTGGGTACAACACCAGCATCCTGCTGCAGAGCGGGCTGTCAGACATTCAGGCACATTGGGGTTATGTGCTTTTCACTGTTCTGAATTTCGTAATGACGATCATTGGCATGACGCTCATCGACCGTAAGGGGCGTAAATTCCTTCTCGCCATCGGTACCTCAGGCATCATGGTTGCCTTGATTGGTATCGCCCTTCTGTTTCACTCCACGGAAAAACTCAGCAGAGACTGTCGCGCAGCGGTGCAGTCCTTGGTCGCACCCGACCAAACGGTCTCATTCCCTTTCAGCGCGACCAAGGCACAGGAACTCCTCACTGCGTCTGGCTATAGTGAAAGCGGCATCGAAACCGAGCGCTCCTCGCTTGCCATCATCTACTCCTACGGCGACTTCACGGCCGCAACCAGCTACGTGCGTTCCGACGATCCCTCTTCGGCGGCCATCAAGATCACCCGCGACAGCGCCGTGCCTTCAAACAAGATCGAAGCGTTCTTCAAGAACCCCTTTGGTAACCTTGATGCCGCACGGACAGCTCCTCTTAAAATCGAGCGCGCTGCCGTTGGACAGATTCCACGCTCCTCGCATGGATGGCTGGTCGCAATTGGGACGTATGTCTTTATGTCCTTCTTCGCGATTGGTCCCGGGGTCTGTGTCTGGGTCGCCCTCTCAGAGCTGATGCCCACGCGTATCCGTTCCAACGGCATGAGCATCGCGCTCGTGATTAATCAGCTTGTTTCAACAATCCTTGCTGGAATCTTCCTGCCGTTTGTGAGCAAGTACGGCTATTCGACGATGTTCTTTCTATTTGCCGGATTTACCGTGATCTATCTCTGCATTGCAGTCTTCTTCCTTCCAGAAACCAAAGGAAAAACGCTTGAAGAGATTGAATACTACTTCGAGACGGGAAAGGAGAGCGTTGCCGGTTAG
- a CDS encoding response regulator transcription factor — translation MNRIILADNQAIFRAGAARILALEDDMRIAAQCEDVPKLWSALESLRSAVILVASSLRPDLPALSERARALNSRIVLVAENSEQVSDEVTQCLEGIIGRNISGTDLVDCVRRIVRGQRYMQRANVTAIHSSDSVGARVRDRLTPKEMQIVALIVQGCKNKEIAMQLGTKEQVIKNYLRGIYDKTGVSDRLELALFTIHHRVLAEAAEKAGNLIEMKSA, via the coding sequence ATGAATCGCATCATTCTCGCCGATAATCAGGCGATCTTCAGGGCTGGAGCAGCCCGTATTCTTGCCTTGGAAGACGATATGCGCATCGCAGCCCAGTGCGAGGATGTGCCTAAGCTGTGGAGCGCTCTCGAGTCGCTGCGAAGTGCGGTCATTCTCGTGGCATCCAGTTTGCGTCCGGACCTTCCGGCCCTCTCCGAGCGCGCCCGTGCACTCAATAGCCGCATCGTCCTCGTTGCCGAGAACTCCGAGCAGGTCTCCGATGAGGTGACACAATGCCTTGAGGGCATAATCGGACGGAATATCTCGGGAACGGATCTCGTCGACTGCGTCCGCCGGATCGTTCGCGGCCAGCGATATATGCAGCGCGCCAATGTCACGGCCATCCATTCGTCCGACTCGGTTGGTGCACGTGTGCGTGACCGCCTCACACCCAAGGAGATGCAGATCGTAGCCCTGATCGTGCAGGGCTGCAAGAACAAAGAGATTGCCATGCAGTTGGGAACCAAGGAGCAGGTCATCAAGAATTATCTGCGCGGTATCTACGACAAGACAGGTGTCTCCGACCGGCTGGAGCTCGCCCTGTTTACCATCCACCACCGCGTTCTCGCCGAAGCAGCAGAAAAGGCGGGCAATCTCATCGAGATGAAATCAGCGTAG
- the pruA gene encoding L-glutamate gamma-semialdehyde dehydrogenase — MATVETAHPSTVRTAETPFVNEPFVDFTTPGNDRAIREALARVEGILGLEYDNVIGGRRLKTEGKIVSVNPARPAQVVGVHQRSGADLAEQAVQAALAAFPAWSRTPAAERAALLFRVADLIRERKFEFHSWLTFEVGKNWAEADADVGETIDFLEFYGRQALKLDAATTPIQFPGERNQLRYLPLGVGAVIPPWNFPFAIMAGMTAAAIVCGNTVILKPSVDAPTIAARFFALLEEAGLPDGVVNLCQGDGPEFGSVVVAHPQTRFIAFTGSKAVGLEIHENAAKTLPGQTFIKRTILEMGGKDSIIVADDANLDTAIDGVVASAFGFNGQKCSACSRAIVDAGIYDVFCERLQARVAQIKTGDPAENIATGPVISPKSYKKVLRYIEIGKDEGRLLNGGKAIETEEGGYYIAPTVFADVSPTARIAQEEIFGPVLAVIKAKDFDDALTIANNTEYGLTGAVYSSSDEKLNRAREEFHVGNLYFNRKCTGAMVGAHPFGGFNMSGTDSKAGGPDYLLLFTQAKSIAEKR, encoded by the coding sequence ATGGCTACCGTCGAGACCGCTCATCCATCGACTGTTCGCACGGCTGAGACACCCTTCGTCAATGAACCCTTCGTTGACTTCACGACGCCAGGGAATGATCGCGCCATACGCGAGGCCCTGGCCAGAGTTGAGGGCATACTGGGGCTTGAGTATGACAACGTCATTGGAGGCAGGCGGCTGAAGACTGAGGGCAAGATCGTCTCCGTCAATCCGGCGCGGCCGGCACAGGTGGTCGGCGTTCATCAGCGCTCCGGGGCCGATCTGGCGGAGCAGGCTGTCCAGGCCGCTCTGGCTGCCTTCCCTGCCTGGAGCCGAACTCCCGCCGCTGAGCGCGCTGCGCTGCTGTTCCGCGTGGCCGACCTGATCCGTGAGCGCAAGTTCGAGTTCCACTCGTGGCTGACGTTTGAGGTAGGCAAAAACTGGGCCGAAGCCGATGCCGACGTCGGTGAGACGATCGACTTCCTCGAGTTCTACGGGCGGCAGGCCCTCAAGCTGGACGCGGCGACGACGCCGATACAGTTTCCCGGCGAGCGCAACCAGCTACGTTACCTTCCGCTTGGCGTGGGTGCTGTGATCCCGCCATGGAACTTCCCCTTCGCCATTATGGCCGGCATGACGGCTGCTGCAATCGTCTGTGGAAACACAGTCATCCTGAAGCCATCGGTCGATGCACCGACGATCGCGGCGCGATTCTTCGCTCTGCTTGAAGAGGCGGGGCTGCCCGATGGGGTCGTTAACCTGTGCCAGGGCGATGGCCCGGAATTTGGCTCGGTGGTCGTGGCGCATCCGCAGACCCGCTTTATTGCCTTCACGGGATCGAAGGCCGTGGGACTGGAGATTCATGAGAATGCGGCGAAGACACTGCCGGGGCAGACCTTCATCAAACGCACGATTCTGGAGATGGGCGGCAAGGACTCGATCATCGTCGCTGATGACGCCAATCTTGACACAGCCATCGACGGAGTTGTGGCCAGCGCCTTCGGTTTCAACGGCCAGAAGTGCTCAGCCTGCTCGCGGGCGATTGTGGACGCCGGCATCTACGACGTCTTCTGTGAGCGCTTGCAGGCGCGGGTTGCGCAGATCAAGACGGGCGACCCCGCGGAGAATATCGCTACCGGACCGGTGATCAGCCCGAAGTCGTACAAGAAGGTGCTCCGCTATATCGAGATCGGCAAGGATGAAGGACGTCTGCTGAACGGCGGCAAAGCCATTGAGACGGAAGAGGGCGGTTACTATATCGCCCCTACGGTCTTCGCCGATGTAAGTCCTACGGCCCGCATTGCGCAGGAGGAGATCTTCGGTCCGGTACTGGCGGTCATCAAGGCGAAGGACTTCGACGACGCCCTGACCATCGCCAATAACACTGAGTATGGACTGACGGGAGCCGTCTATTCCAGCTCAGATGAGAAGCTCAACCGCGCACGCGAGGAGTTCCACGTCGGCAACCTTTACTTCAACCGTAAATGCACAGGAGCCATGGTGGGGGCCCATCCGTTCGGCGGGTTCAATATGAGCGGGACCGATTCAAAGGCAGGCGGACCGGATTATCTGCTGCTGTTTACGCAGGCCAAGAGTATTGCAGAGAAGAGATGA
- the ysxC gene encoding ribosome biogenesis GTP-binding protein YsxC, which translates to MRLIPVFLLSATDASHFPAESKTHGAPEIAFLGRSNVGKSSLINALLGSKEARVSSTPGRTRAINFFALHENSNGRQKAVPSLIFADLPGYGYAKISKSISAEWPKFIEPYLAERETLALCVCLVDTNIPPQESDRQLITYLKQEQRPFIVVGTKADRLSKNVLTKSLAALKRDHGVDEILPVSSKTDAGVKLLWQNILAIAG; encoded by the coding sequence ATGCGGCTCATTCCGGTCTTCCTTCTCTCTGCTACTGACGCCTCACATTTCCCCGCTGAGTCGAAGACCCATGGAGCGCCGGAGATCGCCTTCCTGGGCCGCTCGAACGTTGGCAAATCGTCGCTGATCAATGCTCTGCTGGGCTCAAAAGAAGCTCGTGTCTCATCCACACCGGGACGGACGCGGGCGATCAACTTCTTTGCCTTGCATGAGAACTCGAACGGTAGACAAAAGGCGGTTCCTTCGCTGATCTTCGCCGACCTGCCCGGCTACGGCTACGCGAAGATCTCAAAGTCGATCTCGGCGGAGTGGCCGAAGTTTATTGAGCCGTATCTCGCAGAGCGGGAGACGCTGGCTTTATGCGTCTGCCTGGTCGACACCAACATTCCGCCGCAGGAGAGCGACCGCCAACTGATTACCTATCTGAAGCAGGAGCAGCGCCCTTTTATCGTTGTAGGGACGAAGGCAGACCGTCTATCGAAGAATGTCCTTACTAAGAGCCTGGCCGCGTTGAAGCGGGATCATGGTGTGGATGAGATTCTGCCGGTCTCGTCGAAGACAGACGCCGGAGTAAAGCTACTCTGGCAGAATATTCTGGCGATTGCAGGGTGA
- a CDS encoding CAP domain-containing protein, which translates to MEWKTGTLNNDSNSTGENPSVLPAVRGRDLMLRIALLFGATLFTPLPGVAATPTAMIPPSPNVGEKYLLNAANNERIARGLPMLHNDPVLAQAARYHALQMAEHRDISHQFPGEPDLTERGATAGVRFSLITENVAEASDSVIIHNLWMHSPGHRENLLDPEVDSVGIAVISRGGQVYAVEDFASTVEPMTFSDQEQAVADTLVRTGLVVGSSDHTSSLEDARQTCSMQSGYAGQQNHPWYIVRYTADRLDQIPDLLAKRIGTNKYHKAVVGACTDTYSGAFSAYNIAVLLYP; encoded by the coding sequence ATGGAATGGAAGACAGGCACTCTCAACAACGATTCCAATAGCACGGGCGAAAACCCGTCGGTCCTTCCCGCGGTTCGCGGACGCGATCTCATGCTTCGGATCGCGCTGCTGTTTGGTGCCACCCTCTTTACGCCGCTGCCAGGGGTAGCAGCTACTCCCACGGCAATGATTCCTCCCTCACCGAATGTTGGGGAAAAGTATCTTCTCAACGCCGCCAATAACGAGCGCATCGCGCGCGGGCTTCCCATGCTGCACAACGATCCCGTGCTTGCCCAGGCAGCCCGCTACCACGCTCTTCAGATGGCGGAGCACCGCGACATCTCGCATCAATTTCCAGGCGAACCCGATCTTACCGAGCGCGGCGCGACTGCCGGCGTGCGCTTCTCGCTCATCACGGAAAATGTCGCAGAAGCGTCGGACTCGGTCATCATTCACAATCTGTGGATGCACTCCCCTGGACATCGCGAGAACCTTCTCGATCCCGAAGTAGACTCCGTTGGCATCGCAGTCATCTCGCGTGGAGGGCAGGTCTACGCCGTGGAGGATTTCGCCTCGACCGTTGAGCCGATGACCTTCTCCGACCAGGAGCAGGCCGTTGCAGACACGCTGGTCCGGACTGGCCTCGTCGTGGGATCGAGCGATCACACCAGTAGCCTCGAGGATGCACGCCAGACGTGCAGCATGCAATCCGGCTATGCCGGCCAACAGAATCATCCCTGGTATATCGTTCGCTATACCGCTGATCGCCTGGACCAGATCCCGGACCTGTTGGCAAAGCGAATCGGCACAAACAAGTATCACAAGGCGGTTGTAGGAGCGTGTACCGACACCTACTCCGGGGCATTCTCGGCTTATAACATCGCCGTGTTGCTCTATCCCTGA
- a CDS encoding GDP-L-fucose synthase: protein MKKDSRIYIAGHRGLVGSAIVRELDRLGYTNIVRRTRDELDLLNTTAVDEFFAKEKPEYVFLAAAKVGGILANNTYPADFIRDNVILQTNIIDAAYKNNVDRLLFLGSSCIYPKLAPQPMPESSLLTGPLEPTNRPYALAKIAGIEMCWSYNRQYGTRYVAAMPTNLYGPGDNYDLANSHVLPALIRKTAEAIRDNAPSITVWGTGTPRRELLYSDDLAQACVFLMNLDDATYGTLLSETNPPLINIGTGEDVTIRELAETVARVLGYKGALVFDKTKPDGTPRKLMDVSKLHALGWHHTTALEQGIASTWELVRDRLI, encoded by the coding sequence ATGAAGAAAGATTCCCGCATCTATATCGCAGGCCATCGCGGCCTCGTAGGCTCCGCAATCGTCCGCGAACTCGATCGTCTTGGGTATACCAATATCGTCAGGCGTACGCGCGATGAGCTTGACCTGCTGAATACTACAGCGGTCGATGAGTTCTTCGCCAAGGAGAAGCCGGAGTACGTGTTTCTGGCGGCGGCCAAGGTTGGCGGTATCCTTGCCAACAATACGTATCCCGCGGACTTCATCCGCGACAATGTCATTCTCCAGACAAATATCATCGATGCCGCATATAAGAACAATGTCGACCGGTTGCTCTTCCTCGGCTCCTCCTGCATCTATCCGAAGCTGGCACCGCAGCCCATGCCCGAGTCCTCGCTGCTCACTGGGCCGCTTGAGCCTACCAACCGGCCTTACGCGCTGGCCAAGATCGCCGGCATTGAGATGTGCTGGAGCTACAACCGTCAGTACGGCACTCGTTACGTTGCCGCCATGCCGACTAACCTCTATGGTCCCGGCGATAACTACGACCTCGCCAACTCGCACGTGCTTCCTGCGCTCATCCGCAAGACGGCAGAGGCTATTCGCGACAATGCTCCCAGCATCACCGTCTGGGGCACCGGGACACCCCGCCGTGAGCTGCTCTACTCCGACGATCTTGCCCAGGCCTGCGTCTTTCTGATGAATCTTGATGATGCCACCTACGGCACGCTCCTCTCCGAGACCAATCCTCCTCTCATCAACATCGGCACTGGTGAAGACGTCACAATCCGCGAGCTTGCCGAAACCGTGGCCCGAGTCCTCGGCTACAAGGGGGCGCTGGTCTTCGACAAGACCAAGCCCGACGGCACGCCGCGCAAGCTGATGGACGTTTCGAAGCTGCATGCTCTGGGCTGGCATCACACAACCGCGCTTGAGCAGGGGATCGCTAGCACTTGGGAGCTTGTTCGAGACCGGCTGATCTGA
- a CDS encoding VOC family protein, translated as MPPPFHIAFPVDDLDRARTFYSQTLGCPEGRSSAQWIDFNLFGHQIVAHLKPASEMNHLHHNVVDGHGVPVPHFGVVLAIEEWEVLAERLRQAKVQFIIEPYIRFKGEVGEQATMFFLDPAGNALEFKAFAHIGQLFAK; from the coding sequence ATGCCACCCCCGTTTCATATTGCGTTTCCCGTCGACGACCTTGATCGCGCGCGTACGTTCTATAGCCAGACGCTGGGATGCCCTGAGGGCCGAAGTTCCGCACAGTGGATCGACTTCAATCTGTTTGGCCACCAGATCGTCGCTCACCTCAAGCCCGCGTCAGAGATGAACCACTTGCATCACAACGTAGTCGATGGCCACGGTGTTCCAGTGCCCCACTTCGGCGTTGTGCTGGCGATAGAAGAGTGGGAAGTGCTTGCGGAACGGCTCCGGCAAGCAAAGGTCCAGTTCATCATCGAACCGTATATTCGCTTCAAGGGCGAGGTGGGAGAGCAGGCGACGATGTTCTTCCTCGACCCAGCGGGAAATGCCCTTGAGTTCAAGGCCTTCGCCCATATTGGCCAACTCTTCGCGAAGTAA
- a CDS encoding cyclic nucleotide-binding domain-containing protein — translation MSEHLQAVTNPVKEPISDALFSQLRTTSIFSSLRDDELRCLHGLEEVYLKKGDVLVRQGEAGHNFWILLEGSVKITQSMPGGGEMDITSLPSGNAFGELPLLANIPNAVNLTAENTCHLVQLNEEAFWSLMTTCPDVRKAILGNMAKRFQKMQNATIQQEKMASLGTLAAGLMHELNNPGAAARRAASQLRSNLMRMHELSAKFSKTELSPEQKECLHDLQEQTLSAKHPIVMNSLEQSDAEEALAEWMEEANIENSWKMAPTLVSIGLKADDLQCARAEFPGSTLSDALNWIEAMASSMQLVGTIEESIGRVTDLVMAVKSYAYEGKGMKQSVDVNSSIHATLVILSHKMREKEIVVEKSFAPDLPALQSECQGLNQIWTNLLDNSIDAVGAHGKIEVKTWAEKSPADHQHTDICIRIADNGSGIPLESQAHIFDTFYTTKPVGVGTGLGLGIVHRIVEQYGGNIRFSSVPGATEFIVRIPSSSK, via the coding sequence ATGAGCGAACATCTTCAAGCCGTCACCAACCCAGTCAAAGAGCCGATCAGCGATGCTCTCTTTTCGCAGTTGAGAACGACATCGATCTTTTCTTCTCTACGGGACGACGAGCTCCGCTGCCTGCATGGACTTGAAGAGGTCTATCTGAAGAAGGGCGACGTGCTGGTCCGCCAGGGCGAGGCTGGACATAACTTCTGGATCCTGCTGGAGGGTAGCGTCAAGATAACGCAGAGCATGCCCGGTGGCGGCGAGATGGACATTACGTCCCTCCCTTCCGGCAACGCCTTTGGAGAGCTGCCTCTGCTTGCCAATATCCCCAATGCCGTTAACCTGACCGCGGAAAATACCTGCCATCTCGTTCAGCTCAACGAGGAAGCGTTCTGGAGCCTGATGACGACGTGCCCCGATGTACGCAAGGCCATCCTGGGCAACATGGCGAAACGCTTTCAGAAGATGCAGAATGCGACGATTCAGCAGGAGAAGATGGCCTCGCTGGGCACGCTGGCCGCCGGCCTGATGCACGAGCTGAACAATCCGGGAGCAGCAGCTCGCCGGGCTGCATCGCAGTTGCGATCGAATCTTATGCGAATGCACGAGCTCTCGGCGAAGTTTAGCAAGACGGAATTGAGTCCCGAACAAAAAGAGTGCCTGCATGATCTTCAGGAGCAGACTCTCTCGGCAAAACATCCCATCGTGATGAATTCGCTGGAACAAAGCGATGCCGAAGAGGCACTGGCGGAGTGGATGGAAGAGGCAAACATCGAAAACTCATGGAAGATGGCGCCCACACTGGTCTCCATCGGCCTGAAGGCGGATGACCTGCAATGCGCACGGGCGGAGTTCCCCGGTTCCACGCTCTCTGACGCACTGAACTGGATCGAAGCAATGGCATCGAGCATGCAATTGGTGGGTACGATCGAAGAGAGCATTGGGCGCGTCACCGATCTGGTAATGGCAGTCAAATCGTATGCCTATGAAGGCAAGGGGATGAAGCAGTCTGTCGATGTCAACAGCAGCATTCACGCTACGCTGGTCATCCTGAGCCACAAGATGCGCGAGAAAGAGATTGTCGTCGAAAAGAGCTTTGCCCCCGACCTTCCTGCATTACAAAGCGAGTGCCAGGGTCTGAACCAGATATGGACAAACCTTCTCGACAACTCCATCGATGCCGTCGGAGCCCATGGAAAGATCGAAGTAAAGACCTGGGCGGAGAAATCTCCCGCCGACCACCAGCACACCGACATCTGCATCCGAATCGCCGATAACGGCAGCGGCATTCCGCTTGAGAGCCAGGCGCACATCTTCGACACCTTTTACACGACAAAGCCGGTTGGAGTGGGCACGGGCCTCGGTCTCGGCATTGTGCACCGCATCGTCGAGCAGTATGGCGGCAACATCCGTTTCTCTTCCGTTCCCGGCGCAACGGAGTTTATCGTGAGGATACCGAGCTCCAGCAAATAA
- a CDS encoding FAD-dependent oxidoreductase, whose product MPKPILLAIDDDTSVLEAVVQDLRRHYGQDYRIVRAASGGAALDICRQLKERNDTLALFLSDQRMPGMTGVDFLQQALTIYPDAKRVLLTAYADTEAAIRAINSAKIHYYLNKPWDPPEEKLYPVLDDLLEAWKQGYKPPFEGIRVVGVRWSQKDHAVRDFLSRNRIPYQWLNPEQNPDALALLKEKGADDSKLPVVLFGDGTALIQPTSTDLATKLGMPTQAQQKFYDIVVIGAGPAGLAAGVYGASEGLRTLIVEPNAPGGQAGSSSKIENYLGFPSGLSGEELAKRAYLQATRLGAEFLLQKVTGIRSENQYQVVTMSDGQEITCHVCLIATGVAYCMLDVSGASDYTGAGVYYGAALSEAMGCSNETVYIVGGANSAGQAAMHFSRYADKVHMLVRGESLTRSMSKYLIDQIEATPNIVVETHTEITGMSGNGHLECIKLQTPRGEEARETSSVFIFIGAAPKTDWLPEQVACDTKGFILAGPDLKAKSPGSWKLDREPYLLETSVPGIFVAGDVRYNSVKRCASAVGEGSIAIQFVHQYLATL is encoded by the coding sequence ATGCCGAAACCTATTCTACTTGCCATTGACGACGATACCAGCGTTCTGGAGGCTGTGGTCCAGGACCTGCGCCGTCATTACGGCCAGGACTACCGTATCGTTCGGGCCGCCTCTGGCGGGGCCGCGCTGGACATATGCCGACAGTTGAAGGAGCGTAACGATACGCTGGCGCTGTTCCTTTCGGACCAGCGGATGCCGGGAATGACCGGCGTCGATTTTCTACAGCAGGCGCTGACGATTTATCCCGATGCCAAGCGCGTTCTGCTGACTGCCTACGCGGATACCGAAGCGGCGATCCGGGCAATCAATTCGGCAAAGATTCACTACTATCTCAACAAGCCATGGGACCCCCCGGAAGAGAAGCTGTACCCTGTGCTGGACGATCTGCTTGAAGCCTGGAAACAAGGCTACAAGCCGCCGTTCGAGGGTATCCGCGTGGTCGGTGTGCGCTGGTCGCAGAAGGATCACGCGGTACGCGACTTTCTTTCGCGCAACCGCATTCCGTACCAGTGGCTGAATCCGGAGCAGAATCCGGACGCCCTTGCCCTGCTGAAGGAGAAGGGGGCTGACGACTCCAAGCTGCCGGTAGTGCTGTTCGGCGACGGCACGGCATTGATTCAGCCCACCTCGACCGACCTTGCCACAAAGCTGGGGATGCCGACGCAGGCGCAGCAGAAGTTCTACGACATTGTGGTGATTGGCGCGGGCCCGGCGGGACTTGCAGCCGGGGTCTACGGGGCCTCCGAGGGTCTGCGCACACTAATCGTTGAACCGAATGCTCCCGGCGGGCAGGCGGGATCGAGCTCGAAGATTGAGAATTACCTCGGCTTCCCTTCCGGACTGAGCGGCGAGGAGCTGGCCAAACGCGCCTACCTGCAGGCGACGCGCCTGGGCGCAGAGTTTCTTCTGCAAAAGGTAACCGGCATCCGCTCAGAGAACCAGTATCAGGTTGTGACGATGAGCGACGGGCAGGAGATTACCTGTCATGTCTGCCTGATTGCGACCGGAGTCGCATACTGCATGCTGGACGTTTCCGGAGCCAGCGACTATACCGGCGCCGGAGTTTACTACGGCGCTGCTCTCAGCGAGGCCATGGGTTGCTCGAACGAGACGGTGTATATCGTGGGGGGAGCGAACTCCGCCGGACAGGCGGCGATGCACTTCTCCCGCTATGCCGATAAGGTCCACATGCTCGTCCGGGGCGAGTCGTTGACCAGGAGCATGTCGAAGTATCTGATCGACCAGATCGAGGCGACGCCCAACATCGTCGTGGAGACCCACACCGAAATCACCGGCATGTCGGGTAACGGCCACCTTGAGTGCATCAAGCTCCAGACCCCGCGCGGTGAAGAGGCCCGCGAGACGAGTTCAGTATTCATCTTCATCGGTGCAGCGCCGAAGACAGACTGGCTGCCAGAGCAGGTAGCCTGCGACACAAAGGGCTTCATTCTCGCCGGACCGGACCTCAAGGCGAAATCCCCTGGGAGCTGGAAGCTCGACCGCGAACCGTATCTGCTGGAGACGAGCGTTCCGGGGATCTTTGTCGCGGGCGATGTGCGGTACAACTCAGTGAAACGCTGCGCCTCGGCCGTCGGCGAAGGCTCCATCGCAATCCAGTTCGTGCACCAGTATCTGGCAACACTCTGA